From a region of the Syngnathoides biaculeatus isolate LvHL_M chromosome 2, ASM1980259v1, whole genome shotgun sequence genome:
- the LOC133509540 gene encoding bone morphogenetic protein receptor type-2-like: MQCLANFAFCLTLLLTPVAAAQGEERECAFTDQQHQWEVERVAGGEGRVSPENTTIRCAKGSHCFGLWEKSPPGEVRLVKQGCWTHLGDHQGCRDERCVVTNLPPQIQNGTYHFCCCGSDMCNVNFTEDFPPPSPTTAQPIYPHTLRYEETIIIALATVSVLAVIVAAAFFGYRLMRGDRKQGLHNLNMMEAAGSESSLDLDNLKLLELIGRGRYGAVYCGSLDERPVAVKVFTATNRQNFLNECSIYRLPLLEHDNIASFVAADERTGPEGRTEYLLVMDYYPHGSLSRYLSIQTNDWVNSCRLAHSVTRGLAYLHTELFKGDMYKPAVSHRDLNSRNILVKADGTCVIIDFGLSMKLTGNRLARHGEEENAAISEVGTIRYMAPEVLEGAVNLRDCESALKQVDMYALGLIYWETFMRCTDLFPGESVPEYQMAFQAEAGNHPTFEDMQVLVSREKQRPKFPEAWKENSLAVRSLKETMEDCWDQDAEARLTAQGAEERLADLLLIWDRSKSVSPTLNPMSTTLHNERNRVTPKSGPYGDHASTYIEEHEGMAKNTQADNTSSTGGRVGGGPGERNRNSINQERQQQANARLPSPEGSSTSGACLGLRGSPSASTTTTTIISESEGPTGCTTVPVCLHLTQEDLETTKLDPKEVDKNLKESSDENLMEHSQKQFCSPDPLSPGSSSLLYPLIKMASEASGTSEPAASTPAAVFPLPKQQNLPKRPSSLSLRNKPAKKESSSSSLRFKFGRSGKSNLRQVEGSKINSSAVTGPNMDPEAHRGVGINNVPTLRDGHANGSINGPISAHNSGIVSTVAISADTGFGGSSVIHNGSGALRSDDSHLSLGVITASPDEHEPLLSREQPDPRDPSSSVAALRSARPNTNNNNSNTGHGRDDGNGGGESEGGGDEDTGTEGGSGAATGPPGESAGSCSGASDFPVTVTMRDESLLRQPRVRRPERPNSLDLSFTTQDLASLCDSLGNPDGTLATGDKIKKRVKTPYSLKKWRPTTWVISTDPRGLEVNNNGSSRSQGHGHNRPKSTSAIYLRGGDLIDERGDTHV; this comes from the exons ATGCAGTGTCTAGCAAATTTCGCCTTTTGCCTGACTCTTCTCCTTACTCCAGTGGCTG CGGCACAAGGCGAAGAGCGAGAATGTGCCTTCACGGACCAGCAACATCAGTGGGAGGTGGAGCGAGTGGCGGGGGGCGAGGGTCGTGTCTCCCCGGAGAATACCACCATCCGATGTGCCAAGGGTAGCCACTGCTTTGGATTGTGGGAGAAAAGTCCACCAGGCGAAGTACGACTCGTCAAACAAG GTTGTTGGACCCACCTCGGCGACCACCAAGGCTGTCGCGATGAACGCTGCGTGGTGACCAACCTGCCGCCTCAGATCCAGAACGGGACATACCACTTCTGTTGTTGCGGCAGTGACATGTGTAACGTCAACTTCACAGAGGATTTCCCGCCTCCCAGTCCCACCACAGCACAGCCCATCT ACCCCCACACTCTGCGGTATGAAGAGACAATAATCATTGCCCTGGCAACAGTCTCTGTGCTGGCCGTCATCGTGGCAGCTGCTTTCTTTGGTTACCGCTTGATGCGTG gagaCAGGAAGCAAGGTCTTCACAATCTGAACATGATGGAGGCTGCTGGATCCGAGAGCTCTTTAGACCTGGATAATCTCAAACTGCTTGAG CTGATTGGCCGGGGCCGATATGGCGCTGTTTATTGTGGCTCCCTAGATGAGCGACCTGTCGCCGTCAAGGTCTTTACTGCCACCAACCGCCAGAACTTTCTAAATGAATGCTCCATCTACCGGCTGCCGCTACTGGAGCACGACAACATCGCTTCCTTTGTGGCCGCCGATGAGCGGACAGGACCGGAGGGGCGCACCGAGTACCTGCTGGTCATGGATTACTACCCACAC GGCTCTCTAAGCCGCTACCTGAGCATTCAAACAAACGACTGGGTCAACAGCTGTCGGCTCGCTCACTCCGTCACTCGAGGCTTGGCGTACCTGCACACTGAACTCTTCAAAGGAG ACATGTACAAGCCAGCAGTCTCCCACAGGGACCTGAACAGTCGGAATATTCTTGTTAAGGCCGATGGCACTTGCGTAATCATCGACTTTGGCCTGTCCATGAAACTGACGGGTAACAGGCTGGCACGCCACGGGGAAGAGGAAAACGCTGCTATCAGTGAG GTGGGCACTATCCGCTACATGGCGCCAGAGGTACTGGAGGGTGCAGTGAATCTGAGGGACTGTGAGTCTGCGCTGAAGCAGGTGGACATGTACGCTCTGGGGTTGATCTACTGGGAGACCTTCATGAGATGCACAGACCTTTTCCCTG GCGAATCTGTACCAGAGTACCAGATGGCCTTCCAGGCGGAGGCCGGGAACCACCCGACGTTCGAGGATATGCAGGTGTTGGTGTCGAGGGAGAAACAGCGGCCCAAATTCCCAGAAGCCTGGAAAGAGAACagcttg GCGGTTCGCTCTCTAAAAGAGACGATGGAGGACTGCTGGGACCAGGATGCAGAGGCCCGCCTCACAGCCCAGGGTGCAGAGGAGCGGCTCGCAGATTTGCTCCTCATTTGGGACCGCTCCAAATCAGTCAGCCCCACACTCAATCCCATGTCGACCACACTGCACAATGAGAG AAACCGGGTGACACCCAAGTCTGGCCCGTATGGCGACCATGCCTCCACTTACATCGAAGAGCACGAGGGCATGGCCAAAAACACACAGGCTGATAACACAAGCTCCACAGGCGGTCGAGTCGGGGGCGGACCCGGGGAAAGGAACAGGAACTCGATCAACCAAGAACGCCAACAGCAAGCTAATGCCCGATTGCCCAGCCCTGAGGGTAGCAGCACCAGTGGGGCTTGCTTGGGTCTCAGAGGGAGCCCCTcagcctccaccaccaccaccactatcATTTCTGAGTCCGAGGGACCAACGGGGTGCACCACGGTCCCCGTCTGCCTCCACCTAACTCAGGAAGACCTGGAGACCACCAAGCTGGATCCCAAAGAGGTCGACAAGAACCTTAAAGAGAGCTCAGATGAGAACCTTATGGAACACTCGCAAAAGCAGTTCTGCTCGCCAGACCCGCTGAGCCCAGGAAGTTCCAGCTTACTGTACCCTCTCATCAAAATGGCAAGTGAGGCCTCGGGTACGTCCGAACCCGCTGCCTCCACACCTGCCGCTGTCTTCCCTCTGCCAAAGCAGCAGAACCTGCCCAAAAGGCCGTCTAGCTTGTCCCTGCGTAACAAGCCAGCTAAGAAGGAGTCGTCGTCCTCTTCGCTCAGGTTCAAGTTTGGACGCTCGGGGAAGTCCAACCTACGGCAGGTAGAGGGATCCAAGATTAACAGCAGTGCAGTAACGGGCCCAAACATGGATCCAGAAGCTCATCGAGGCGTGGGCATAAACAATGTACCCACTCTACGAGACGGGCATGCTAACGGCAGCATAAATGGCCCAATTAGCGCTCACAACAGCGGCATTGTTTCTACCGTGGCCATAAGTGCCGATACGGGTTTTGGAGGCTCCAGCGTTATTCACAACGGGAGCGGAGCTTTGCGGTCCGACGACAGTCATCTAAGCCTCGGAGTCATCACGGCCAGCCCCGACGAACACGAGCCGCTTCTTAGCCGTGAGCAGCCAGATCCCAGGGACCCGTCTTCAAGCGTGGCTGCGCTGCGCTCGGCCCGACCgaacaccaacaacaacaacagtaacaCGGGCCACGGCCGGGACGACGGCAACGGCGGAGGCGAGAGCGAAGGAGGCGGAGACGAGGACACTGGTACGGAAGGAGGAAGCGGGGCTGCCACCGGGCCTCCTGGAGAAAGCGCCGGGTCCTGCTCCGGTGCCTCCGACTTCCCGGTGACGGTCACCATGCGGGACGAATCCCTGCTAAGGCAGCCCAGGGTTCGGAGACCAGAGAGACCCAACTCCTTGGACCTTTCCTTCACCACACAGGACCTGGCCTCATTAT GCGACAGCCTGGGGAACCCAGACGGCACTTTGGCCACCGGCGATAAGATCAAGAAACGCGTCAAGACGCCATACTCCCTGAAGAAGTGGCGGCCGACCACCTGGGTCATCTCCACAGACCCCAGAGGGCTGGAGGTTAACAACAACGGGTCGAGCCGGAGCCAAGGCCACGGGCATAACCGGCCCAAGTCCACTTCGGCCATCTACCTACGGGGCGGCGACTTGATCGACGAGCGCGGCGACACGCACGTGTGA